TACTTTTCTGGACACGTTCATTAAGGATTTATTCCTATACCCAATGGCCCCGTGCTTACTGTAATGGTGGCTGTAACGGTATTGCTATTTCCATCAATTACAGAGACTGTGCTCCCCGTATCTATCGCGACGTAAACTCCATTGGTTAAAGGGTTCACGCCTACACCGGATGGTGCAGTTCCCACCAGAATGGTAGTAACGACAGTATTGCCACTTCCGTCAATGACAGAAACCGTATTACTGCTGTTGTTTGACACGTAGACAAGGTTGGTGTTTGTATTCAGCCCTACTCCAAACGGCCCTGTTCCCACCGGAATCGTAGCTATAACAGTATTGGAAAATCCACTAATAACCGAGACCTCGTTATCACCGTTATTTGCCACATATATCCGGTTATTTATTGGATTTACTGCTACTCCCAACGGCTCTGCACCTACATTAATCGTATCTACGACGGTATTGGTACTTCCATTAATGACAGAAACGGTTCCGTCCCCCACATTAGTCACATAAATGAGGTTGGTGATCGGATTCACCCCTACACCAAATGGTTCCGTTCCCACTGGAATGGTAGCCGTGACTGTATTCGTATTTCCGTTAATGACGGAAACCGTGTTGTCGCTGAAATTATTTACATAGATGAGGTTGGTATTCAGATTCACACCAATGCCCTCTGGCTGAACACCCACTGGAATGGTTGCAACGACGATGTTCGTATTACCGTCAATGACAGAAACCGTATCGTCACTAAAATTAGTCACATAAATCAGGCTGGTGTTTGAGTTCACTGCTATAAACTGAGGCTCATTGCCAACAGGGATCGTGGTTATGATAGCATTAGTATCTCCGTTAATAACACTGACATTATTACCTCCAGAACTAGCTACGTAAATTAAATTCACCGAAGTTGGTATACCAGTTGCACCTGTAACACCGGTGGCTCCTGTGGCTCCCGTTACTCCAGTAACTCCTGTGGCTCCAGTAACTCCAGTACCGCCCGTGAATCCTGTTGCTCCAGTAACTCCAGTAGCTCCCGTAACTCCTGTTGCTCCGGTAACTCCAGTACCGCCCGTGACTCCTGTTGCTCCGGTAACTCCAGTACCGCCCGTGACTCCTGTTGCTCCAGTAACTCCAGTACCGCCCGTGGCTCCTGTTTCTCCAGTAACCCCAGTAGCTCCCGTTACTCCGGTAACTCCTGTGGCTCCCGTTACACCTGTTGCTCCGGTAACTCCAGTACCTCCCGTGGCTCCTGTGGCTCCCGTTACACCTGTTGCTCCAGTAACTCCAGTACCGCCCGTGAATCCTGTTGCTCCAGTAACTCCAGTAGCTCCCGTAACTCCTGTTGCTCCGGTAACTCCTGTTGCTCCGGTAACTCCAGTACCGCCCGTTGCACCTGTTACTCCAGTAACTCCAGTAGCTCCGGTTGCTCCCATGGCTCCGGTAACACCTGTTATACCCAGTGATTCACCCAACAACTCCTGTGACACCAACCGATGAGCCGCCACCAACTCACCTTCGGCATCTTTGCCCCAGACTGAAATTTGCGCTTCCGGAGCAGCTGTGTCTGCGGTTGAAAATACATACTCGAACGCATCAAAATTGGCCGCATAGTCTTTGGTTACAACCTGATTAGGCAGCACATTAAACAGTTCTTCCACATATAACGTTCTAATTCCATCCAAGAAGTAACCCAAAAGAAGTACATTAAACACATCAGTCGAATTTCGGTTATCAATTTTAATGGTGACAAGTTGAGTGGGACGTGTACCCGTTACACCTGAAATATTATTTTCAATGGGTCCAGTTGATAAAATGGCCATTTAATCAACCTCCTTTTTATTATGACTTAATTTCCTTATGTTACCTACTAAATATCATCCCGAGCCTAACTGTTCGGCAGATACTAATCGGTGCGCGTCTACCAGCTCACCCGAAGATGTCTTTCCCCACACGGAAACCTCGGTCTCATTCACAGCTGGACCACTGATCGTGAATACGAACTCGTAAGCAACAAAGTTTGTACTATAATCCCTAGTGAGTACCTGGTTAGGAGAAACTTCGATCAACTCACTGACATACAACGTTCTTTCCCCGTTCAAGATATAACCGAAAATCTGAAGAGTTGAACTATTGACCACATCCGTGTTCACAATCCTCACCGTCACAAAACTCGAAGGATTCACACCAAGAACTGGACTATTGTCAATGGGTCCGGTTGATAGAACAGTCATACAATCCCCTCCTTCAGGCAGCCTATTCCCCATTCTGCATCAGAGCTCACAGCTTTAGTTAGCTGCTCAATTGTTGGATGAGAATGGAAGCATTCGCATTGATCTGTGATCCGCCTGCTAGTGTTTGCAGATCAACAGCCGATGCACTGGAATGATTTCGTAAAGTTATCACATCACCAGGAACAGCGGTAATAATAATCATTCCTGGATTCGGTTGAGTACCAGCTCCTGAACCATAGACACTGCCACCGACAGGGGCTCCGTTTTGATAAAGGGTAAATTGGTTTGCCTGAACACCTGCAATGATAAAGAACACCGCATAGTCCCCAGCATTACCAATATTAATTTCAGCCGTGCCAGGTGTATGAGTAATGTTGGTAAGGTTTTCGTTGCTATCGAAGGTTATATCCGTCTCGGTAGCTACAGACTGAGCTGAGGTGTTAAAGATATAGCCATACGATGCCAAACCTTGGCCTGTAGAACCTGTGGCTCCCGTCACTCCAGTGCTGCCTGTGACTCCCGTCACTCCAGTGCTGCCTGTTGCTCCCGTCACTCCAGTGCTGCCTGTTGCTCCCATCACTCCAGTGCTGCCTGTTGCTCCCGTCACTCCAGTGCTGCCTGTTGCTCCCGTCACTCCAGTGCTGCCTGTTGCTCCCGTCACTCCAGTGCTGCCTGTTGCTCCCGTCACTCCAGTGCTGCCTGTTGCTCCCATCACTCCAGTGCTGCCTGTTGCTCCCGTCACTCCAGTGCTGCCTGTTGCTCCCGTCACTCCAGTGCTGCCTGTTGCTCCCGTCACTCCAGTGCTGCCTGTTGCTCCCGTCACTCCAGTGCTGCCTGTTGCTCCCGTCACTCCAGTGCTGCCTGTTGCTCCCGTCACCCCAGTGCTGCCTGTTGCTCCCGTCACCCCAGTGCTGCCTATTGCTCCCGTCACTCCAGTGCTGCCTGTTGCTCCCGTCACTCCAGTGCTGCCTGTTGCTCCCGTCACTCCAGTGCTGCCTGTTGCTCCCGTCACCCCAGTGCTGCCTGTTGGTCCGGTTGAGCCTGCTCCTACACCTGTGGCTCCTGTCGCACCTGTGGCTCCTGTCGCTCCGGTTACACCTGTTATGCTCAGGGCTTCACCCAGCAACTCTTGGGATACCAATCGGTGAGCCGTGACTAACTCGCCTTCGGCGCCTTTGCCCCATACGGAAATTTGCGCTTCCGGGGCAGCGAGGTCTGCTGTGGAAAATATAAACTCGAACGCATCAAAATTTGCGCTATAGTCTTTGGTTATGACCTGATTGGGCAACACATTAAACATTTCTTCCACATATAACGTTCTGACTCCATCGAGATAGTAACCCATAAGATGAACGCTATATGCATCTATTGAATCCCGATTATCGATTTTGACGGTGACGAATTGAGTGGGGCGGGTACCGGTTACACCTGAAATATTATTTTCAATGGGGCCGGTTGATAGAATGGCCATTTCATCAGCCTCCTTTTTTATTCTTCTTCATACGGATTGAGCCTTCGTATAGCATTATTCAGAAGTTTCTTAATGGTGTGGACAATTCATGCTCTATATGAATAATCACTTAACCAGCCCGGTATCGGGATAAGAGGTAACAGTGTAATTTACCATTTCAAATGTTAGTTTTAATAACTCATA
Above is a window of Paenibacillus sp. E222 DNA encoding:
- a CDS encoding collagen-like protein — translated: MAILSTGPIENNISGVTGTRPTQFVTVKIDNRDSIDAYSVHLMGYYLDGVRTLYVEEMFNVLPNQVITKDYSANFDAFEFIFSTADLAAPEAQISVWGKGAEGELVTAHRLVSQELLGEALSITGVTGATGATGATGATGVGAGSTGPTGSTGVTGATGSTGVTGATGSTGVTGATGSTGVTGAIGSTGVTGATGSTGVTGATGSTGVTGATGSTGVTGATGSTGVTGATGSTGVTGATGSTGVTGATGSTGVMGATGSTGVTGATGSTGVTGATGSTGVTGATGSTGVTGATGSTGVMGATGSTGVTGATGSTGVTGVTGSTGVTGATGSTGQGLASYGYIFNTSAQSVATETDITFDSNENLTNITHTPGTAEINIGNAGDYAVFFIIAGVQANQFTLYQNGAPVGGSVYGSGAGTQPNPGMIIITAVPGDVITLRNHSSASAVDLQTLAGGSQINANASILIQQLSS
- a CDS encoding YncE family protein; the encoded protein is MAILSTGPIENNISGVTGTRPTQLVTIKIDNRNSTDVFNVLLLGYFLDGIRTLYVEELFNVLPNQVVTKDYAANFDAFEYVFSTADTAAPEAQISVWGKDAEGELVAAHRLVSQELLGESLGITGVTGAMGATGATGVTGVTGATGGTGVTGATGVTGATGVTGATGVTGATGFTGGTGVTGATGVTGATGATGGTGVTGATGVTGATGVTGVTGATGVTGETGATGGTGVTGATGVTGGTGVTGATGVTGGTGVTGATGVTGATGVTGATGFTGGTGVTGATGVTGVTGATGATGVTGATGIPTSVNLIYVASSGGNNVSVINGDTNAIITTIPVGNEPQFIAVNSNTSLIYVTNFSDDTVSVIDGNTNIVVATIPVGVQPEGIGVNLNTNLIYVNNFSDNTVSVINGNTNTVTATIPVGTEPFGVGVNPITNLIYVTNVGDGTVSVINGSTNTVVDTINVGAEPLGVAVNPINNRIYVANNGDNEVSVISGFSNTVIATIPVGTGPFGVGLNTNTNLVYVSNNSSNTVSVIDGSGNTVVTTILVGTAPSGVGVNPLTNGVYVAIDTGSTVSVIDGNSNTVTATITVSTGPLGIGINP